One Paraburkholderia kururiensis DNA window includes the following coding sequences:
- a CDS encoding cyclase family protein — MKPVRRFVDLSIYLENDVLSDPPPLAPKITYQKHSDTLPEFMAMLPGTKPEDYPDGEAAAAEWVTLTTHSGTHLDAPWHFHSTMDAKLGEARPSITIDEVPLEWCFQSGVKLDFRHFPDGYVASAADVEAELARIGHTLQPLDIVVVNTRAGSRYGHGDYVNAGCGMGYEATLYLLERGVRLTGTDAWSWDAPFSYTAKKIAQTGDTSLIWEGHKAGRDIGYCHLEKLHNLEALPATGFTISCFPHKIRGASAGWTRAVAIFDDVTSEPAV, encoded by the coding sequence ATGAAGCCTGTTCGCCGGTTTGTCGATCTCTCCATCTATCTGGAAAACGACGTGCTTTCCGATCCGCCGCCGCTCGCGCCGAAGATCACGTATCAGAAGCACAGCGACACGTTGCCCGAATTCATGGCCATGCTGCCGGGCACGAAGCCCGAGGACTATCCGGACGGCGAGGCCGCCGCCGCCGAATGGGTCACGCTGACCACGCACAGCGGCACGCATCTGGACGCGCCCTGGCATTTCCATTCGACCATGGACGCGAAGCTGGGCGAAGCGCGGCCTTCCATCACCATCGACGAGGTGCCGCTGGAGTGGTGTTTCCAGTCCGGCGTGAAGCTCGATTTCCGCCATTTCCCCGACGGCTACGTCGCGAGCGCCGCCGACGTCGAGGCCGAGCTGGCGCGTATCGGCCACACGTTGCAGCCGCTCGATATCGTCGTCGTCAACACGCGGGCCGGTTCGCGCTATGGGCACGGCGACTATGTGAACGCAGGCTGCGGCATGGGCTACGAGGCTACGCTGTATCTGCTCGAACGCGGTGTGCGTCTGACCGGCACCGACGCGTGGAGCTGGGACGCGCCGTTCTCCTATACCGCGAAGAAGATTGCGCAGACGGGCGACACGTCGCTGATCTGGGAAGGGCACAAGGCCGGGCGCGACATCGGCTATTGCCATCTGGAGAAGCTGCACAACCTCGAAGCGCTGCCGGCCACGGGGTTCACGATCAGTTGCTTCCCGCACAAGATTCGCGGCGCGTCGGCGGGTTGGACGCGCGCCGTCGCGATTTTCGATGACGTTACTTCGGAGCCCGCAGTATGA
- a CDS encoding cupin domain-containing protein: MSFPPIRRVVTGHDADGRAVVVSDGPLSNIAEIAAIPGTVFHEVWSTSESPARVDNGPDPTVGALMLPPPSHGTRMRFVDIPPDTPEFLAHGAANMHAAFSQIGDADASTVKADSPHPLMHRTESIDYGVVIEGEMTLILDDAEVALKPGSVVIQRGTNHAWANRSGRMCRMLFVLIDGVYDPAIAAALAGHAQEEAR; encoded by the coding sequence ATGAGTTTCCCCCCCATTCGCCGTGTCGTGACCGGTCACGACGCCGACGGCCGGGCGGTCGTCGTTTCCGATGGCCCGTTGTCCAACATCGCGGAAATCGCCGCGATTCCGGGCACGGTGTTTCACGAAGTCTGGAGTACGTCGGAAAGTCCGGCGCGGGTCGACAACGGTCCCGATCCTACGGTGGGCGCGCTCATGTTGCCGCCGCCCAGTCACGGCACGCGCATGCGCTTCGTCGACATTCCGCCCGACACGCCGGAATTTCTCGCGCACGGCGCGGCGAACATGCATGCCGCGTTCAGCCAGATCGGCGACGCCGATGCGTCCACCGTCAAGGCCGACTCGCCGCATCCGCTCATGCACCGCACCGAATCCATCGACTATGGCGTCGTGATCGAAGGCGAGATGACGTTGATACTCGACGACGCCGAGGTCGCCTTGAAGCCCGGCAGCGTGGTGATTCAGCGCGGCACCAACCATGCCTGGGCGAACCGTTCGGGGCGCATGTGCCGGATGCTGTTCGTGTTGATCGACGGTGTGTACGACCCGGCCATTGCCGCCGCGCTCGCGGGCCACGCGCAAGAGGAGGCGCGATGA
- a CDS encoding aminopeptidase N C-terminal domain-containing protein — protein sequence MIRDRAANWADMQYRNANNMTDRSASPGALLNVSAGTGIDFGKHALDDFYERFKDDPLVVDKWFALQAVQRGTLQRPAVEIVRT from the coding sequence ATGATACGTGATCGAGCCGCGAACTGGGCCGACATGCAATATCGCAACGCGAACAACATGACAGATCGGTCGGCGTCCCCCGGAGCGTTGTTGAATGTGTCGGCCGGAACGGGGATCGATTTCGGCAAACACGCACTCGATGACTTCTACGAGCGTTTCAAGGACGACCCGCTGGTCGTCGACAAATGGTTTGCCCTCCAGGCAGTGCAACGGGGTACGCTCCAACGGCCGGCCGTCGAGATTGTGCGCACTTGA
- a CDS encoding fumarylacetoacetate hydrolase family protein, translated as MKFSSLADGLDGRLLLVSRDLRHAVEATPIAPTLLDALQRWDEVAPLLKARYDALNAGALPEARPFDPRACAAPLPRSPQWCDGSAFLNHGRLMEQAFNTPPIPEFDTVPVMYQGASDDFLGPHQDVPLPDEDHGIDFEGEFGVVVANVPMGVSPRDALGHIRLVVQLNDWSLRAFGPREMKTGFGFLQAKPSTSFAPVAVTPDEIGEHWHDGRVHLRLHVEWNERWFGHPHGGEMNFGFGDLIAHAARTRRLSAGTIVGSGTVSNVDRHAGSACIAERRVIEMIDEGKARTPFMQFGDRVRMTARDEAGGAPFGSIEQQVVRAPRGVEEIANEAANEAASEAASEAPRS; from the coding sequence ATGAAATTCAGTTCGTTAGCCGATGGCCTGGATGGCCGCCTGCTGCTCGTATCGCGCGATCTTCGTCATGCCGTGGAGGCCACACCGATTGCGCCGACGTTGCTCGATGCGCTGCAACGTTGGGACGAAGTCGCGCCGCTTCTGAAGGCGCGTTACGACGCGCTCAATGCCGGCGCGCTGCCCGAGGCACGTCCGTTCGATCCGCGAGCATGCGCCGCGCCGTTGCCGCGCAGCCCGCAATGGTGCGACGGCTCGGCGTTCCTGAACCATGGCCGCCTCATGGAGCAGGCGTTCAATACGCCGCCCATTCCCGAGTTCGACACCGTGCCGGTCATGTACCAGGGCGCGAGCGACGACTTTCTCGGCCCGCATCAGGACGTGCCCTTGCCGGACGAAGACCACGGCATCGACTTCGAAGGCGAGTTCGGCGTGGTGGTGGCGAACGTGCCGATGGGCGTGTCGCCTCGCGATGCGCTTGGGCACATCCGCCTCGTCGTGCAGCTCAACGACTGGAGCCTGCGCGCATTCGGCCCGCGCGAAATGAAAACGGGCTTCGGCTTTCTGCAAGCCAAACCCTCCACGAGCTTCGCGCCCGTCGCGGTCACGCCCGACGAAATCGGCGAGCATTGGCACGATGGCCGCGTGCATCTGCGGCTTCATGTGGAGTGGAACGAACGCTGGTTCGGGCATCCGCATGGCGGCGAAATGAACTTCGGTTTCGGCGATCTCATTGCACATGCCGCGCGAACGCGCCGGCTGTCGGCGGGGACCATCGTGGGCTCCGGCACGGTGTCGAACGTGGACCGCCACGCCGGGTCGGCATGCATTGCCGAGCGGCGCGTGATCGAAATGATCGATGAAGGAAAGGCGCGCACACCGTTCATGCAGTTCGGCGACCGCGTTCGCATGACGGCGCGCGACGAAGCGGGCGGCGCGCCGTTTGGCTCGATCGAGCAGCAGGTGGTGCGTGCACCTCGCGGCGTAGAAGAGATCGCAAACGAGGCTGCAAACGAGGCTGCAAGCGAGGCTGCAAGCGAGGCGCCGCGATCATGA
- a CDS encoding NAD-dependent epimerase/dehydratase family protein yields the protein MRVLVTGAGGFVGRALVDRLLREGMAQPGDVSELVLIDRHMEATQAPDDARVTAVAGDFGSPAVLEPLLAKPVDVVFHLASVPGAQAEAEPAAGDSVNLWGMLALFERLAKQAGQHEGRTVRVVYASSVAVLGEPLPRSVDEHTAPHPTISYGTHKFVGELILADWTRRGMLDARSLRLPGIVARPELSSGHGSAFMSQLFRMAQRGEAYTCPVSSAATAWWMSRRCCVDNLLHAARMPAASLHTGRVWTPPVLHLSVGEVVDALRRRFGAFAIDYAPVEPIEQRFGRQPPLADRRAVEAGFRHDGSIDALVDAALERVHGEAPT from the coding sequence ATGAGAGTGCTCGTCACGGGAGCCGGCGGGTTCGTCGGGCGAGCGCTCGTCGACCGGCTGCTGCGCGAAGGCATGGCGCAGCCCGGTGATGTGTCGGAACTCGTGCTGATCGACCGGCACATGGAGGCGACGCAAGCGCCAGACGACGCACGCGTCACGGCGGTTGCCGGCGATTTCGGCAGCCCGGCGGTTCTCGAACCGCTACTCGCGAAACCGGTGGACGTCGTCTTTCATCTGGCAAGCGTGCCGGGCGCGCAGGCCGAAGCCGAGCCGGCCGCGGGCGACAGCGTGAATCTGTGGGGCATGCTCGCGCTGTTCGAACGCCTCGCGAAGCAGGCGGGGCAGCACGAAGGCCGTACGGTGCGTGTCGTCTACGCGAGCAGCGTGGCGGTGCTGGGCGAACCGTTGCCTCGCTCTGTGGATGAGCACACGGCGCCGCACCCGACCATCAGCTACGGCACACACAAGTTCGTCGGAGAGCTGATCCTCGCGGACTGGACGCGTCGCGGCATGCTCGACGCGCGCTCGCTGCGTCTGCCGGGCATCGTGGCGCGGCCGGAGTTGTCGTCGGGGCATGGGTCGGCGTTCATGAGCCAACTCTTTCGCATGGCGCAGCGCGGCGAGGCCTATACATGCCCCGTCTCGTCCGCGGCCACCGCATGGTGGATGTCGCGAAGATGCTGCGTCGACAACCTGCTGCACGCCGCGCGCATGCCCGCGGCGTCTTTGCACACGGGCCGCGTGTGGACGCCGCCCGTCTTGCATCTTTCGGTGGGCGAGGTCGTGGATGCCTTGCGCCGGCGCTTCGGCGCGTTCGCCATCGACTACGCGCCCGTGGAACCGATCGAGCAGCGCTTTGGACGACAGCCGCCGCTTGCGGATCGCCGCGCCGTCGAGGCCGGTTTCCGGCACGACGGCTCCATCGACGCGCTCGTGGACGCTGCGCTTGAACGGGTGCACGGCGAAGCCCCGACCTGA
- a CDS encoding SphA family protein has product MLKNPVAMAIGCAVLAAVSVNEAQAFEGGVSPYPAGAVGTNFANLPPIPGLFALEQFNYSFANGLYGNDGKKLPIPFHSSVFSETTRLLVAYPFHLLGANVYTQLVIPVVSLHTTVAGQSGTQNGLSNITLTPVLVQWHLSQNLSIASGIDVAFENGSYSPVKASVAVGYTSVQPVFSIRYNAPNGLDIGIANRLLLNAKNGTTNYRSGDGYVGEFEAGWNFGPWKLGVVGAYLNQFSDDKANGVNVGNRMRTFGIGPSLVYDARSWNINLNYQQGVYAANTSKSNNVWLNIAIPLWPGFGRKG; this is encoded by the coding sequence ATGTTGAAGAATCCGGTTGCAATGGCCATCGGCTGTGCCGTGTTGGCCGCCGTTTCGGTGAACGAAGCACAGGCATTCGAAGGCGGCGTTTCGCCGTACCCCGCTGGCGCGGTAGGCACCAATTTCGCGAATCTGCCGCCCATTCCGGGCCTCTTCGCGCTCGAGCAGTTCAACTACAGCTTTGCGAACGGGCTCTATGGCAACGACGGCAAGAAGCTGCCCATCCCGTTTCACTCGTCCGTGTTCTCCGAGACCACGCGTCTGCTCGTGGCGTATCCGTTTCATCTGCTCGGCGCGAACGTCTACACGCAGCTCGTCATCCCGGTCGTCTCGCTGCATACGACCGTGGCGGGGCAGTCGGGCACGCAGAACGGTCTTTCCAACATCACGCTTACGCCAGTCTTGGTGCAATGGCACCTGTCGCAGAACCTCTCGATTGCGTCGGGCATCGACGTCGCGTTCGAGAACGGCTCCTACAGCCCCGTGAAGGCGAGCGTCGCGGTGGGCTACACGTCGGTGCAGCCGGTGTTCTCGATTCGCTACAACGCGCCCAACGGCCTCGACATCGGCATCGCCAACCGTCTGCTGCTGAACGCGAAGAACGGCACGACGAACTATCGCTCCGGCGACGGCTATGTCGGCGAGTTCGAAGCGGGCTGGAACTTCGGCCCGTGGAAGCTCGGCGTGGTGGGCGCGTATCTGAACCAGTTCAGCGACGACAAGGCAAACGGCGTGAACGTGGGCAACCGCATGCGCACGTTCGGCATCGGTCCCTCGCTCGTGTACGACGCGCGAAGCTGGAACATCAACCTCAACTATCAGCAGGGCGTGTATGCCGCGAATACGTCGAAGAGCAACAACGTGTGGCTGAACATCGCCATTCCGCTGTGGCCCGGCTTCGGGCGCAAGGGCTAG
- a CDS encoding alpha/beta hydrolase family protein: MFRYFPTNYVWNLSVDLAIEMGARMGEIEDMCAPLQEASRQPDAEGTRAFREAWVKTADRLCDLAGEDEARGRLLSAGEKYRRAAMYLITAERMLAHDAPDRIDLYRRSLDTFDRAIALTGENCERVAIPYGNGHLSGLLVKAEQADGAPSPLLVQVNGLDSTKEMKYFVGLPAWLARRGVSSLIVDQPGTGEALRLHGMHAVYNTEVWASPIVDWLETRADVDAKRIGMEGVSLGGYYCPRAVAFEPRFACGVVWGANHDWRDVQKKRLQREGNFPVPHYWKHVCWVWGAKDIDDFMRIAENVHLDGVVERIKVPFLVTHGSKDSQIPVAWAHRTYEQLVNSPKRELKIFTEREGGVQHSSFDNSINAGHFIADWVAETLGGRTAR, from the coding sequence ATGTTTCGCTACTTTCCTACCAACTACGTCTGGAATCTGTCCGTAGATCTCGCCATCGAAATGGGCGCGCGCATGGGCGAAATCGAGGACATGTGTGCGCCGCTGCAGGAAGCGTCGCGCCAGCCCGATGCGGAAGGCACACGCGCGTTTCGCGAAGCCTGGGTCAAGACGGCCGACCGCCTGTGCGACCTCGCGGGTGAAGACGAAGCGCGAGGCCGGCTGCTCTCGGCCGGCGAGAAATACCGGCGTGCCGCGATGTATCTCATCACGGCCGAGCGCATGCTCGCGCACGATGCACCCGATCGCATCGACCTGTACCGCCGTTCGCTCGATACGTTCGATCGGGCCATCGCACTGACGGGCGAAAACTGCGAGCGCGTCGCGATTCCCTACGGCAACGGCCACCTGTCCGGTCTGCTCGTGAAGGCGGAGCAGGCGGACGGAGCGCCAAGCCCGCTGCTCGTGCAGGTGAACGGCCTCGATTCCACGAAGGAAATGAAGTACTTCGTCGGCTTGCCGGCATGGCTCGCGCGGCGCGGTGTGTCGTCGCTGATCGTGGATCAGCCCGGCACCGGCGAAGCGCTGCGGCTTCACGGCATGCATGCGGTCTACAACACCGAAGTCTGGGCGAGCCCCATCGTGGACTGGCTCGAAACGCGCGCCGACGTGGACGCGAAACGGATCGGCATGGAAGGCGTCTCGCTCGGCGGCTACTACTGTCCGCGCGCGGTTGCCTTCGAACCGCGCTTCGCGTGCGGCGTGGTGTGGGGTGCGAATCACGACTGGCGCGACGTGCAGAAAAAACGCTTGCAGCGCGAGGGCAATTTCCCGGTGCCGCATTACTGGAAGCACGTGTGCTGGGTGTGGGGCGCCAAAGACATCGACGACTTCATGCGCATTGCGGAAAACGTGCATCTGGACGGCGTGGTCGAGCGCATCAAGGTGCCGTTCCTCGTCACGCACGGGTCGAAGGACTCGCAGATTCCCGTGGCCTGGGCGCACCGCACCTACGAGCAGCTCGTGAACAGCCCGAAGCGCGAACTGAAAATCTTCACGGAGCGCGAAGGCGGCGTGCAGCACTCGAGCTTCGACAACTCCATCAACGCGGGGCACTTCATTGCCGACTGGGTTGCCGAAACGCTGGGCGGACGCACCGCGCGCTGA
- a CDS encoding VOC family protein — protein sequence MNIIGPDTLVFGVDDVAACSQYLIDYGLLPVRHDATGGRFEALDGTGIEIAHRDDARLAPALGTASMLRKTIYGVADAATVDAIAQELHRDREVRRLADGSIESVDDMGFVIGFQVTTRRALALPAETVNAPGAPAQRAPNVVGARDDAALTPRTLSHVVYFVPDAARAEAFYVERLGFRCTDRFSGVGPFLQPAGTLDHHTLFMIETPPFMKGCEHFTFHMGGPTEVLQAGTRFVAKGYQSFWGPGRHRFGSNWFWYFNSPFGCHVEYDADMDLHDEAWNAREAPLGADSSQLFLFQHRENWAPGAPPPAAGKAD from the coding sequence ATGAACATCATCGGACCCGATACGCTGGTCTTCGGCGTGGACGACGTCGCCGCCTGTAGCCAGTATCTGATCGACTACGGCCTGCTGCCGGTGCGCCACGACGCAACGGGCGGCCGTTTCGAAGCGCTCGACGGCACGGGCATCGAAATCGCGCATCGCGACGATGCGCGCCTCGCACCTGCGCTCGGCACGGCGAGCATGCTGCGCAAGACCATCTACGGTGTCGCCGATGCCGCGACGGTCGATGCCATCGCGCAGGAACTGCATCGCGACCGCGAAGTGCGCAGGCTTGCCGACGGCTCGATCGAATCAGTCGACGACATGGGCTTCGTCATCGGCTTTCAGGTGACGACGCGCCGCGCGCTTGCGCTGCCCGCCGAGACCGTGAACGCACCGGGCGCGCCTGCCCAGCGCGCGCCCAACGTAGTCGGCGCGCGCGACGACGCCGCGCTCACGCCGCGCACGCTGTCGCATGTCGTCTACTTCGTGCCGGATGCCGCACGCGCCGAAGCGTTCTACGTGGAGCGTCTCGGCTTTCGCTGCACGGACCGCTTCTCGGGCGTCGGCCCGTTCCTGCAACCGGCCGGCACGCTCGACCATCACACGCTGTTCATGATCGAGACGCCGCCGTTCATGAAGGGCTGCGAACACTTCACCTTCCATATGGGCGGCCCGACCGAGGTGCTCCAGGCCGGCACGCGTTTCGTCGCGAAGGGATACCAGTCGTTCTGGGGTCCGGGGCGTCACCGCTTCGGCTCCAACTGGTTCTGGTACTTCAACAGCCCGTTCGGTTGCCACGTGGAGTACGACGCCGACATGGATCTGCACGACGAGGCATGGAACGCGCGCGAGGCGCCTCTGGGCGCTGACTCGTCGCAGTTGTTCCTGTTCCAGCATCGCGAGAACTGGGCGCCGGGCGCTCCGCCGCCGGCCGCCGGCAAGGCGGATTGA
- a CDS encoding LysR family transcriptional regulator, with product MRFNKLDLNLLVALDALLTEQNISRAAEKIHLSQSATSNALARLREYFDDELLVQVGRKMEPTPRAEALKDAVRDILVRVDATVAAQPEFVPAQANRLFRLFVSDYTMTTLIPHLFRLAYERAPGIRFDLRPQVAYPHRVLERGEADLLIIPKEYCSTEHPAEVLLEETFCCVVWEHSPLAKGEMTNERYMAAGHIVVQVGEGQTAIEAWFMQRLGVERRVEASTYSFFSPPHLLIGTNRIATMHRRLAEAAARSLPIVLRDVPVAVPTMEQSVQWHKHRTSDPGLTWLRALLKEAVSAMDHARHGAV from the coding sequence ATGCGGTTCAACAAGCTCGACCTCAACCTGCTTGTCGCGCTCGACGCGCTCCTGACCGAACAGAACATCAGCCGCGCCGCCGAGAAAATCCACCTGAGCCAGTCCGCGACGAGCAACGCGCTTGCGCGATTGCGCGAGTACTTCGACGACGAACTGCTCGTGCAGGTGGGTCGCAAGATGGAACCCACGCCGCGTGCCGAGGCACTGAAGGACGCCGTGCGCGACATCCTCGTGCGGGTGGATGCGACGGTGGCGGCGCAGCCCGAATTCGTGCCCGCGCAGGCCAATCGACTGTTCAGGCTGTTCGTGTCCGACTACACGATGACGACGCTGATTCCGCACCTGTTCAGGCTCGCCTACGAGCGGGCGCCCGGCATCCGCTTCGATCTGCGCCCGCAGGTCGCCTATCCGCACCGCGTGCTTGAACGCGGCGAAGCGGACCTGCTCATCATCCCCAAGGAATACTGCTCGACCGAGCACCCGGCCGAAGTGCTGCTGGAGGAAACGTTCTGCTGTGTCGTATGGGAGCACAGCCCGCTCGCGAAGGGCGAAATGACGAACGAGCGCTACATGGCGGCGGGCCACATCGTCGTGCAGGTGGGCGAGGGGCAGACAGCGATCGAAGCGTGGTTCATGCAGCGGCTTGGCGTCGAGAGACGCGTGGAGGCGAGCACGTACAGCTTCTTCTCGCCCCCGCATCTGCTCATCGGCACGAACCGCATCGCCACCATGCACCGGCGGCTTGCCGAAGCGGCGGCGCGCAGCCTGCCCATCGTGCTGCGCGACGTGCCGGTCGCTGTGCCGACGATGGAACAGTCCGTTCAATGGCACAAGCATCGCACGTCGGACCCCGGTCTCACATGGTTGCGCGCGCTGCTGAAAGAGGCCGTCTCAGCGATGGACCACGCGCGGCATGGCGCAGTCTAG
- a CDS encoding FAD-dependent oxidoreductase, which yields MTTPIQRVLVIGGGFSGMTTAVQCAKLGMAVDLVEIDEGWRSYGAGISIGGPTLRALRTVGVLDAFFERGYGGDGVNLFTAAGQPIGTLPTPRVAGDDVPGGGAIMRPALAEILANATRAAGVHVRLGCTFSQVAQRTDGVDGGVDVTFTDGTRGSYDLVVGADGLYSKVRAAVFPNAPKPRYTGQGVWRAVVPRPAEVVCATMWLGQKVKVGVNPVSQEEMYVFVTEDRPTNEHIDPADWPRLLSDLLAPFSAPLVQSIRAQIGPHSRCNYRPLESLLLPQPWFNARVVLVGDAVHATTPHMAAGAGIGIEDGIVLAEELGRAATLQAALQAFQTRRWERCRMVVENSGRLGEIEIANGDRAEHTRIMRETHQSLAQPI from the coding sequence ATGACCACCCCTATCCAGCGCGTCCTCGTCATCGGCGGAGGCTTCTCCGGCATGACCACGGCGGTTCAGTGCGCGAAGCTCGGCATGGCCGTCGATCTCGTGGAAATCGACGAAGGCTGGCGCTCGTATGGCGCGGGCATCAGCATCGGCGGCCCGACGTTGCGTGCGTTGCGCACCGTGGGCGTGCTCGATGCCTTCTTCGAACGCGGCTACGGCGGCGACGGCGTGAACCTGTTCACCGCCGCGGGCCAGCCCATCGGCACGTTGCCCACGCCGCGCGTGGCCGGCGACGACGTGCCCGGCGGCGGCGCCATCATGCGTCCCGCGCTGGCGGAGATTCTCGCCAACGCGACGCGTGCGGCGGGCGTGCACGTGCGGCTCGGCTGCACGTTCTCGCAGGTCGCGCAGCGCACAGACGGCGTGGACGGCGGCGTGGACGTGACCTTCACAGACGGCACGCGCGGCAGCTACGACCTCGTCGTGGGCGCCGACGGCCTCTACTCGAAGGTGCGGGCCGCCGTGTTCCCGAATGCGCCCAAGCCGCGTTACACGGGCCAGGGCGTGTGGCGCGCGGTCGTGCCGCGTCCGGCGGAAGTCGTCTGCGCGACGATGTGGCTCGGGCAGAAGGTGAAGGTCGGCGTCAATCCCGTTTCGCAGGAAGAGATGTACGTGTTCGTCACGGAAGACCGGCCGACCAACGAGCACATCGATCCCGCCGACTGGCCGCGCCTGCTCTCGGACCTGCTCGCGCCGTTCAGCGCGCCGCTCGTTCAGTCCATCCGCGCGCAGATCGGGCCGCACTCGCGTTGCAACTACCGTCCGCTGGAAAGCCTGCTGCTGCCGCAGCCGTGGTTCAACGCACGCGTGGTGCTGGTGGGCGACGCGGTACACGCCACCACGCCGCATATGGCCGCGGGCGCGGGCATCGGCATAGAAGACGGCATCGTGCTGGCCGAGGAACTCGGGCGCGCCGCAACGTTGCAGGCCGCGTTGCAGGCATTCCAGACGCGGCGCTGGGAGCGCTGCCGCATGGTGGTGGAAAACTCGGGGCGCCTCGGCGAGATCGAGATTGCCAACGGCGACCGGGCCGAACACACCCGCATCATGCGCGAGACGCACCAGAGTCTCGCGCAGCCTATCTGA
- a CDS encoding MFS transporter: METDLSAAHAAHVDSPTGTDADAAGRLRVSAIVVLMIAHCAGMVDLVALPVWVGTLIGAYRLDAQQAGLLATLFLAGAVVSSLFFSPRLNRLPARAMATLGFGTATLAFVGIVAIDGYAAMAVLHAVAGIASGCGLSFTHGTIGRSRRPHRLFAIAGLALGVFAIAFLGATPALIAQHGGATLFRVFAGVMGVATVACALAFPSLRTQRSAATAAEPRFERAVWFGMVGVGCMALTQSMMFSFVQRIGLDHGFGFGAVTATLIALGLVDLFPAPVAALLEGRIAGRRVVQAGPIVQAVLVLVITQSATFAPYAVATSVFAAVMIFTHTFAFGMLARIDRTGRAVAATPAMLMTGAAIGPLLGGTLVKHSGYGSLGVAAVVITVAAVFCLSRLEGRRDSQGARA; this comes from the coding sequence ATGGAAACGGATCTTTCCGCGGCACACGCCGCACATGTCGATTCACCGACCGGCACCGACGCGGACGCGGCTGGCCGACTGCGCGTGTCGGCCATCGTCGTCCTGATGATCGCGCACTGCGCCGGCATGGTCGACCTGGTGGCCTTGCCGGTGTGGGTCGGCACGTTGATCGGCGCGTACCGGCTCGATGCGCAGCAGGCCGGCCTGCTCGCCACGCTGTTTCTGGCGGGCGCCGTGGTGAGCAGCCTGTTCTTCTCGCCGCGCCTGAACCGTCTGCCGGCCCGCGCGATGGCGACGCTCGGCTTCGGCACGGCGACGCTCGCCTTTGTCGGCATCGTTGCGATAGACGGCTATGCGGCGATGGCGGTCCTGCACGCGGTGGCCGGCATCGCCTCAGGCTGCGGCTTGAGCTTCACGCACGGCACGATTGGACGCAGCCGCCGTCCGCATCGCCTGTTCGCCATCGCGGGGCTGGCGCTGGGCGTCTTCGCCATCGCGTTTCTGGGCGCGACGCCTGCGTTGATCGCGCAACACGGCGGCGCCACGCTGTTTCGCGTTTTCGCGGGCGTGATGGGCGTGGCGACGGTGGCCTGCGCGCTGGCGTTTCCGTCCCTTCGCACGCAGCGCAGCGCGGCCACGGCCGCCGAGCCGCGCTTCGAGCGCGCGGTCTGGTTCGGCATGGTGGGCGTGGGCTGCATGGCGCTCACGCAATCGATGATGTTCAGCTTCGTGCAGCGCATCGGGCTCGACCACGGCTTCGGCTTCGGCGCGGTAACGGCAACGCTGATTGCGCTCGGCCTCGTCGATCTGTTTCCGGCGCCTGTGGCGGCGCTGCTCGAAGGGCGCATTGCGGGGCGCAGGGTGGTGCAGGCCGGCCCCATCGTGCAGGCCGTGCTCGTCCTCGTCATTACGCAAAGCGCGACCTTCGCGCCGTATGCGGTGGCCACCTCGGTCTTTGCCGCCGTGATGATCTTCACCCACACCTTCGCCTTCGGCATGCTCGCGCGAATCGACCGCACGGGACGTGCCGTTGCCGCGACGCCCGCCATGCTCATGACGGGCGCCGCCATCGGGCCGCTGTTGGGCGGCACGCTCGTCAAGCATTCGGGCTACGGCAGCCTGGGCGTAGCGGCGGTGGTCATTACCGTGGCGGCGGTGTTCTGCCTTTCGCGACTCGAGGGTCGCCGTGATTCGCAAGGAGCCAGGGCATGA
- a CDS encoding Rieske (2Fe-2S) protein — protein MSGPLLPIRLASVADLPDPGARGFDPDGTGRDTLFVVRRGGELHAWRDACPHFGDTPMAWRKDAYLNGDATRIVCHAHGAQFDMASGVCLLGPCLGQRLIPVPIEVTDDGGIMLIPQDT, from the coding sequence ATGTCCGGCCCATTGCTTCCCATTCGGCTTGCGAGCGTCGCCGATCTGCCCGATCCCGGCGCGCGCGGCTTCGATCCCGACGGCACGGGGCGCGACACGCTGTTCGTCGTGCGCCGCGGCGGCGAGCTTCACGCGTGGCGCGACGCATGCCCGCATTTCGGCGACACGCCGATGGCCTGGCGCAAGGACGCCTATCTGAACGGCGACGCCACGCGCATCGTCTGCCACGCGCACGGCGCGCAGTTCGACATGGCGAGCGGCGTGTGCCTGCTCGGCCCGTGCCTTGGCCAGCGGTTGATTCCTGTGCCGATCGAAGTGACGGACGACGGCGGCATCATGCTGATCCCGCAAGACACATGA